Proteins found in one Terribacillus sp. DMT04 genomic segment:
- a CDS encoding STAS domain-containing protein — translation MKDELRYIGEKIQENKDIIAKSVLQRLDSNLGHDLRLLSLPNEELYDFNAELVYIIGSVLLPEENKEEVKQHFLSWGSRAGQAATDMNISLTATLQYVSNFRSVIWDIFTEELEERHFAAITMLDVSKIIDPMLETVSFEIGRQFESHNKKMVSIAYSALEELSVPVVPIYEGLAVIPIVGEIDTHRAKLIMETALTQGSALDLDNIILDVSGVLMIDTMVADQIFHIVQSLRLSGIKTIITGIRPEIAQTMVSLGLEFRSITTQSTLKNALHLLGYGKLDEQ, via the coding sequence ATGAAGGATGAATTGAGATACATAGGAGAGAAGATACAGGAGAATAAAGATATAATAGCTAAGTCTGTGCTTCAACGCCTTGATTCGAATTTAGGTCATGATCTTCGTCTTTTATCTCTTCCTAACGAGGAGCTTTATGATTTTAACGCTGAACTCGTGTATATAATTGGTTCAGTTCTTCTGCCGGAGGAAAATAAAGAAGAAGTAAAACAGCACTTCCTTAGCTGGGGATCGAGAGCAGGCCAAGCAGCAACTGATATGAACATTTCTTTAACGGCTACCTTGCAGTATGTTTCCAATTTCCGCAGTGTCATTTGGGATATTTTCACTGAGGAGCTGGAGGAGCGGCATTTTGCGGCGATTACGATGCTCGATGTATCGAAGATTATTGATCCGATGCTGGAAACTGTCAGCTTTGAAATCGGCCGACAATTCGAGAGCCATAACAAAAAGATGGTAAGCATCGCGTATAGTGCGCTGGAAGAACTGTCGGTTCCAGTCGTTCCTATTTATGAAGGATTGGCTGTTATACCGATTGTTGGGGAAATTGATACACATCGCGCCAAATTGATTATGGAAACAGCGTTAACCCAAGGGAGCGCATTGGATTTGGATAATATTATCTTAGATGTTTCCGGTGTTCTGATGATTGATACGATGGTTGCCGATCAAATTTTTCATATCGTACAGTCACTTCGATTAAGTGGTATTAAAACGATTATTACTGGTATTCGACCGGAGATTGCACAAACTATGGTATCACTCGGATTGGAATTCCGTTCGATTACAACACAGTCCACGCTAAAAAATGCACTGCATC